In the genome of Microbacterium saperdae, one region contains:
- a CDS encoding IclR family transcriptional regulator, whose amino-acid sequence MESIAAGIPGAQSIARAAHLLRLVTAGGAEGAALHDLARDAGLSRSTAHRLLTALKAEGLVDRDADSTRWMPGPELFLMGSVAATRYDVTGLARDIVRSLAVKTEESAFFSARRADETVCLLREEGAFPIRSFVLSEGVRFPLGVASAGLAILAFLPDHDVDTYLERHPDLDNTWGGTHGERPLRTRLAETKERGYAINPGLIVEGSWGIGAAVFDRAGRPEWALSLTGVEFRFGPDRMAQLGRTLLAHAHELSARIANARR is encoded by the coding sequence ATGGAATCCATTGCGGCAGGCATCCCCGGTGCGCAGTCGATCGCGCGCGCAGCGCATCTGCTCCGCCTCGTCACGGCCGGAGGCGCGGAGGGAGCGGCACTCCACGATCTCGCGCGGGATGCCGGCCTCTCCCGCTCGACCGCACATCGCCTCCTGACCGCGCTGAAGGCCGAGGGACTGGTCGATCGCGACGCCGACAGCACGCGCTGGATGCCCGGCCCCGAGCTGTTCCTGATGGGCTCCGTCGCCGCGACGAGGTACGACGTCACCGGTCTGGCACGCGACATCGTCCGGTCGCTCGCCGTCAAGACCGAGGAGAGCGCCTTCTTCTCCGCGCGCCGCGCGGATGAGACCGTCTGCCTGCTCCGCGAGGAGGGAGCGTTCCCGATTCGCTCCTTCGTGCTCAGCGAGGGTGTCCGCTTCCCGCTGGGCGTCGCGAGCGCCGGTCTGGCCATCCTGGCTTTCCTACCTGACCACGATGTGGATACGTATCTCGAGCGCCATCCCGATCTCGACAACACCTGGGGCGGGACGCACGGCGAGCGCCCCCTCCGCACTCGCCTGGCCGAGACGAAAGAGCGCGGCTACGCGATCAATCCCGGTCTCATCGTGGAAGGAAGCTGGGGCATCGGCGCCGCGGTCTTCGATCGAGCGGGCAGACCGGAATGGGCGTTGAGCCTCACGGGCGTCGAGTTCCGCTTCGGCCCCGACCGCATGGCGCAACTCGGTCGCACGCTCCTCGCGCACGCCCACGAGCTCTCCGCACGGATCGCCAACGCCCGACGCTGA
- a CDS encoding inositol monophosphatase family protein, with product MTVSSPADALRADLDLALRLADAADAQSLPRFDAADLVISTKADNSHVTDADLATERAIRALLAVERPDDGIFGEEFGAEGDTHRQWIIDPIDGTANFLRGVPLWGTMIALAIDGVPQVGVVSMPALGRRWWASTGAGAWTATETGPRQLGVSAVATLDDASASFQSIAQWADAGHLDDLVRLSSRIWRDRAYGDVYSYMLLAEGRLEMVAEFDVKEYDIAAAVPIVREAGGRMTAYDGSETISARSTLATNGILHEAFLSLLHD from the coding sequence GTGACCGTCTCCTCCCCCGCTGACGCCCTTCGCGCAGACCTCGATCTCGCCCTCCGGCTCGCCGATGCGGCCGACGCGCAGTCGCTGCCGAGGTTCGATGCCGCCGATCTGGTGATCTCGACCAAAGCCGACAACTCGCATGTCACCGACGCGGACCTCGCGACGGAGCGGGCGATCCGCGCGCTCCTGGCCGTCGAGCGGCCGGACGACGGCATCTTCGGCGAGGAGTTCGGAGCAGAGGGCGACACGCATCGGCAGTGGATCATCGATCCGATCGACGGCACGGCGAACTTCCTGCGCGGCGTCCCGCTCTGGGGCACCATGATCGCTCTCGCGATCGATGGAGTCCCACAGGTCGGCGTGGTCAGCATGCCGGCGCTCGGACGGCGCTGGTGGGCTTCCACGGGCGCCGGCGCGTGGACGGCCACCGAGACAGGACCTCGGCAGCTCGGGGTCTCGGCCGTCGCGACGCTGGACGACGCGAGCGCGAGCTTCCAGAGCATCGCCCAGTGGGCTGATGCCGGGCACCTCGACGATCTCGTGCGCCTCTCGTCCCGCATCTGGCGGGATCGCGCCTACGGCGATGTGTACTCGTACATGCTGCTCGCAGAGGGACGGCTCGAGATGGTCGCCGAGTTCGATGTGAAGGAGTACGACATCGCTGCGGCCGTCCCGATCGTGCGCGAGGCCGGCGGACGGATGACCGCCTACGACGGTTCTGAGACGATCTCGGCTCGATCGACGCTCGCAACCAACGGCATCCTCCACGAGGCGTTCCTCTCCCTGTTGCACGACTGA
- a CDS encoding iron chelate uptake ABC transporter family permease subunit yields the protein MTSRGAAARTVGFALALLLLALSVLLSLMVGAKALAPTTVISALIDFDGSDAQAIVRDSRLPRTIVGLVVGPALGVCGALIQAFTRNPLADPGILGVNAGATFAVTIGVGLLGVRGPNAYVWFALGGALVVTLVVYLIGAAGRGGPSAGRMTLAGVAIGAVLSGITSIVMLKNLEVFTMLRFWGLGSLGGRDDSAVAIIAPFIGVGLVIALLVARPLNAIALGDDLGRTLGARLVRTRVVSIIGVTILAGGATALAGPIAFIGLMVPHAVRWFTGPDQRWIIAYSAVVAPSMLLLSDVIGRVVLPSGELQVSIVTAIVGAPVLIALARRKRVSGL from the coding sequence GTGACGTCCCGCGGCGCGGCGGCGCGCACGGTCGGCTTCGCGCTCGCACTGCTCCTCCTCGCCCTCTCGGTGCTGCTGAGCCTGATGGTCGGGGCGAAGGCTCTCGCGCCCACGACCGTGATCTCGGCGCTCATCGACTTCGACGGTTCGGATGCGCAGGCCATCGTGCGGGACTCGCGGCTTCCCCGCACGATCGTGGGACTGGTGGTCGGTCCGGCACTCGGCGTGTGCGGCGCACTGATCCAGGCGTTCACCCGCAATCCGCTGGCAGACCCCGGCATCCTCGGCGTGAACGCCGGTGCGACGTTCGCCGTCACCATCGGTGTCGGGCTCCTGGGAGTGCGCGGGCCGAATGCGTACGTGTGGTTCGCGCTGGGGGGAGCGCTCGTGGTGACACTCGTCGTGTATCTGATCGGCGCTGCAGGGCGGGGTGGTCCCTCCGCCGGCCGGATGACGCTCGCCGGCGTCGCGATCGGTGCGGTGCTCAGCGGGATCACGTCGATCGTGATGCTCAAGAACCTGGAGGTCTTCACCATGCTGCGCTTCTGGGGGCTGGGCAGTCTGGGCGGCCGTGACGACAGCGCCGTGGCGATCATCGCGCCCTTCATCGGCGTGGGCCTGGTGATCGCCCTCCTGGTGGCTCGACCCCTCAACGCGATCGCTCTCGGGGATGACCTGGGACGCACTCTCGGTGCGCGGCTGGTGCGCACACGAGTGGTCTCGATCATCGGAGTCACGATCCTCGCGGGCGGGGCGACCGCGCTCGCGGGGCCCATCGCCTTCATCGGACTGATGGTTCCGCACGCCGTGCGCTGGTTCACCGGTCCGGACCAGCGGTGGATCATCGCCTACTCTGCGGTCGTGGCGCCGAGCATGCTCCTGCTCTCGGACGTGATCGGTCGCGTCGTGCTGCCTTCCGGCGAGCTGCAGGTGAGCATCGTCACGGCGATCGTCGGCGCACCCGTGCTGATCGCGCTGGCTCGTCGCAAGCGGGTGAGCGGACTGTGA
- a CDS encoding CoA transferase subunit A, giving the protein MIDKQWSTAAEAVADIPDGASLAVGGFGLSGNPIALIEALLAQGTFDLSVVSNNCGVDDWGLGVLLGAHRIRKMTSSYVGENKEFERQFLSGELELELTPQGTLAEKLRAGGSGIAAFYTQTGVGTQVAEGGLPRRYNPDGTIAVASPTKDVRTFDVDGAPRDFVLEEAITTDFSLVHALAGDRHGNLIFNKAARNFNPLAAMAGRICIAQVERLVEPGELDPDRVHLPGVYVHRIVEVGTDIPKRIERRTVAAEGA; this is encoded by the coding sequence GTGATCGACAAGCAATGGTCAACAGCTGCCGAGGCGGTCGCCGACATCCCGGACGGCGCATCGCTGGCGGTGGGCGGCTTCGGCCTCTCCGGTAACCCGATCGCTTTGATCGAGGCGCTGCTGGCGCAGGGCACCTTTGATCTGAGCGTCGTCAGCAACAACTGCGGCGTCGACGACTGGGGTCTGGGAGTGCTGCTCGGAGCTCACCGGATCCGCAAGATGACCTCCTCGTACGTGGGAGAGAACAAGGAGTTCGAGCGTCAGTTCCTCAGCGGAGAGCTCGAGCTCGAGCTCACCCCTCAGGGGACGCTCGCCGAGAAGCTCCGAGCCGGCGGATCGGGCATCGCGGCGTTCTACACCCAGACCGGTGTCGGGACCCAGGTGGCGGAGGGCGGCCTGCCGCGGCGCTACAACCCGGACGGCACGATCGCCGTCGCCTCGCCGACCAAGGATGTGCGCACCTTCGACGTCGATGGTGCGCCGCGCGACTTCGTGCTGGAGGAGGCGATCACGACCGACTTCTCGCTCGTGCACGCCCTGGCTGGTGACCGGCACGGCAACCTGATCTTCAACAAGGCCGCCCGCAACTTCAACCCACTGGCGGCCATGGCCGGACGCATCTGCATCGCCCAGGTCGAGCGGCTCGTAGAGCCCGGCGAGCTGGACCCCGATCGCGTGCACCTGCCCGGCGTGTACGTGCACCGGATCGTCGAGGTCGGTACAGACATCCCCAAACGCATCGAACGGCGCACCGTCGCCGCGGAAGGAGCCTGA
- a CDS encoding ABC transporter ATP-binding protein, which translates to MTEIVSSRLRAADVTIGYDRRIISTDLSVEIPDGSFTVIVGPNACGKSTLLRALSRLIQPDAGRVMLDGRSIHDYRPKEVARRVGLLPQSSLAPDGIRVADLVARGRYPHQTILRPWSDEDERAVADAMAATGIVELSDRLVDELSGGQRQRVWVAMVLAQQTPLLLLDEPTTFLDIAHQIELLELLTDLHESGSTLVAVLHDLNHAARYATHLIAMKDGAVVAEGAPADIVTAELVEEVFGLPCVVVPDPITGKPSVVPIGRVRSARSD; encoded by the coding sequence ATGACAGAGATCGTCTCGAGTCGTCTGCGCGCTGCGGACGTCACGATCGGCTACGACCGCCGGATCATCTCGACCGACCTGTCGGTCGAGATCCCCGACGGATCGTTCACAGTGATCGTCGGGCCGAACGCCTGCGGCAAGTCAACGCTGCTGCGCGCCCTCTCCCGACTCATTCAGCCTGACGCGGGTCGGGTGATGCTCGATGGGCGCTCGATACACGACTACCGGCCCAAGGAGGTCGCGCGTCGTGTGGGACTGCTCCCGCAGAGCTCTCTCGCCCCGGACGGCATCCGCGTCGCCGATCTCGTGGCGCGCGGGCGGTACCCTCACCAGACGATCCTGCGTCCGTGGTCGGACGAGGACGAGCGCGCGGTTGCAGACGCCATGGCCGCGACCGGCATCGTCGAACTGTCCGATCGCCTCGTCGATGAGCTCTCGGGCGGCCAGCGACAGCGGGTCTGGGTCGCCATGGTGCTCGCGCAGCAGACGCCGCTGCTGTTGCTCGACGAACCCACGACCTTCCTCGACATCGCGCACCAGATCGAGCTGTTGGAGCTGCTCACCGATCTGCACGAGTCGGGGAGCACGCTGGTGGCGGTGCTGCACGACCTCAACCATGCGGCCCGCTACGCCACCCACCTGATCGCCATGAAGGACGGGGCGGTCGTGGCGGAGGGTGCACCGGCGGACATCGTGACGGCGGAGCTGGTGGAAGAGGTGTTCGGGCTGCCCTGCGTGGTTGTGCCGGATCCGATCACGGGCAAGCCGAGCGTGGTGCCGATCGGACGGGTGCGGTCGGCGCGTTCCGACTGA
- a CDS encoding MarR family winged helix-turn-helix transcriptional regulator encodes MNRLDVIPSIVLSAYALARIAAQDAGNEAPAAQWRVLSLLDQQGSQRVGELASAARTTQPGMTRLIGVLEREELVLRSPDPADSRATVVEVTPAGSAALQAWRAEFRDTLAPRFAGVSDEEWGVLIRAAEILSTHTDNADKTGAAR; translated from the coding sequence ATGAATCGTTTGGACGTGATCCCGTCGATCGTGCTCTCCGCGTATGCGCTCGCCCGCATCGCCGCGCAGGACGCCGGCAACGAGGCGCCCGCGGCGCAGTGGCGGGTGCTGAGCCTGCTCGACCAGCAGGGCTCTCAGCGCGTGGGCGAGCTCGCGAGTGCGGCTCGGACGACTCAACCCGGCATGACGAGACTCATCGGCGTGCTGGAGCGCGAGGAGCTCGTCCTCCGCTCCCCGGACCCCGCCGATTCGCGGGCGACCGTCGTGGAGGTCACCCCTGCCGGATCCGCTGCATTGCAGGCATGGCGCGCCGAGTTCCGCGACACGCTCGCTCCGCGGTTCGCCGGAGTGAGCGACGAGGAGTGGGGCGTTCTGATACGGGCTGCCGAGATCCTCTCCACGCACACCGACAACGCAGACAAGACAGGAGCAGCACGTTGA
- a CDS encoding YbaK/EbsC family protein has translation MIDVSALPERSRVVHQHLAEAGVDAEIRVLPDSARTAPQAAAAIGCTVSAIANSLVFLADDEPVLVMTSGGHRADVAILAVEIGVDAVVMAPAATVRAVTGQAIGGVAPVGHPAPIRTYIDEALRQHDTVWAAAGHPHTVMSLTFAQLVALTSGIVIPVA, from the coding sequence ATGATCGATGTGTCCGCGCTCCCGGAGCGCAGCAGAGTGGTCCACCAGCATCTCGCAGAGGCTGGGGTCGACGCCGAGATCCGCGTCCTTCCGGACTCCGCGAGAACGGCGCCGCAAGCCGCAGCGGCGATCGGGTGCACGGTCTCCGCGATCGCGAACAGCCTGGTGTTCCTCGCCGACGACGAGCCGGTGCTGGTGATGACCAGCGGAGGGCACCGGGCTGACGTCGCGATCCTCGCCGTTGAGATCGGCGTCGACGCTGTCGTGATGGCACCCGCCGCGACCGTGCGCGCCGTCACCGGCCAGGCCATCGGGGGCGTGGCACCGGTCGGGCACCCCGCGCCGATCCGCACGTACATCGATGAGGCGCTCCGCCAGCACGACACCGTATGGGCTGCCGCCGGGCACCCGCACACCGTGATGTCGCTGACCTTCGCGCAACTCGTGGCACTGACATCGGGAATCGTGATCCCGGTCGCCTGA
- a CDS encoding DUF5979 domain-containing protein: MVTTAIVAVATMTGWGASAAMAADYDYPAAIDPASIVVTTADGSSGTTVNEHLRVDAGWAVPDGAVSGQTFGFTLPAQFAGYTGAFSVPADDDPSATVADCTVSEDSPPVVTCTLTDYVDGRTDISGSLWFLVSAVEETTDTTVDFEVDGTIVPVPIPGGGIVGEPVPTEPEKWSWQTADGRLAWQLMIPGAQFAGAGSLSIDDTLTPPGAGVGEHHNIDGALSVWSTDTAGQDRGTITAWTGGWDATGSSFHLEIAGPIDPARNYVVKYYTVPIDGATGDSFSNVADIAGVIVRATQVWTATGGGSGTGGTTGGFSIQKVLAGDGAESVPAGTTFDVAYSYGDPVVRKVLEVTVGAPATSIALPRGTIITLEEIDLPAIDGVTWGTPTFGGSGVRSLADGTAEMTIVAGSAVAITLTNTATPVVPPTTPPPTNPPTPATPVVPTPPSELPLTGGLASTGSDVPAGLLWAGGAVMLLGLALTGGAALRRRVRREG; encoded by the coding sequence GTGGTCACGACGGCGATCGTGGCCGTGGCGACCATGACGGGCTGGGGTGCCTCGGCAGCGATGGCCGCCGACTACGACTATCCCGCGGCCATCGATCCGGCATCGATCGTCGTGACGACCGCGGACGGGAGTAGCGGTACCACCGTCAATGAGCATCTTCGAGTGGACGCGGGCTGGGCGGTGCCGGACGGTGCCGTCTCCGGGCAGACCTTCGGATTCACGCTGCCCGCCCAATTCGCGGGATACACGGGGGCATTCTCGGTTCCTGCCGACGATGATCCGTCTGCGACCGTCGCAGACTGCACGGTCTCCGAGGACAGCCCGCCCGTGGTCACCTGTACGCTCACGGACTACGTCGACGGACGAACGGATATCTCGGGGTCGCTCTGGTTCCTCGTGTCGGCCGTCGAGGAGACGACGGACACGACCGTCGATTTCGAGGTGGACGGCACGATCGTGCCCGTGCCGATTCCCGGCGGAGGCATCGTCGGGGAGCCCGTGCCGACCGAGCCCGAGAAATGGTCGTGGCAGACAGCGGATGGCCGGCTCGCCTGGCAGCTCATGATCCCCGGTGCGCAGTTCGCCGGGGCGGGCTCGCTGTCGATCGATGACACCCTGACGCCGCCGGGGGCAGGCGTGGGCGAGCACCACAACATCGACGGTGCACTCAGCGTGTGGAGCACCGACACGGCAGGCCAGGATCGTGGGACGATCACCGCCTGGACGGGCGGTTGGGACGCCACCGGCAGCTCCTTCCATCTCGAGATCGCAGGCCCGATCGATCCGGCGCGCAACTACGTCGTGAAGTACTACACCGTGCCGATCGACGGCGCCACGGGAGACTCGTTCTCGAATGTCGCCGATATCGCGGGAGTCATCGTCCGTGCCACTCAGGTCTGGACCGCGACGGGAGGGGGAAGCGGAACCGGCGGGACGACAGGCGGCTTCTCGATCCAGAAGGTGCTCGCCGGCGACGGCGCGGAGAGCGTGCCTGCGGGTACGACGTTCGACGTGGCGTACTCCTACGGCGACCCCGTCGTGCGCAAGGTGCTCGAGGTGACGGTGGGGGCGCCGGCGACCAGCATCGCGCTGCCTCGCGGCACGATCATCACTCTCGAGGAGATCGACCTGCCGGCGATCGATGGCGTGACCTGGGGGACGCCGACGTTCGGCGGGAGCGGCGTGCGCTCTCTCGCCGACGGCACCGCAGAGATGACGATCGTCGCTGGTTCGGCGGTCGCCATCACTCTGACCAACACCGCGACCCCGGTCGTGCCCCCGACGACGCCCCCGCCGACGAACCCGCCGACGCCGGCGACGCCCGTCGTTCCGACCCCGCCGAGTGAGCTGCCGCTCACGGGTGGACTCGCCTCGACCGGAAGCGACGTTCCTGCCGGGCTCCTGTGGGCCGGTGGAGCGGTGATGCTCCTCGGGCTCGCATTGACCGGTGGAGCGGCCCTCAGGAGGCGTGTGCGCCGCGAGGGATGA
- a CDS encoding MFS transporter codes for MNTAATASPWKQPAQVWAVAFACVVAFMGIGLVDPILPAIAESLQASPVETELLFTSYLLVTGLAMLVTSWISSRIGAKATLLIGLALIVVFALLCALSGSVDAVIGFRAGWGLGNALFISTALATIVGAASGGSSAAIVLYEAALGLGIAIGPLLGGLLGEQSWRGPFFGVVVLMAIAFVAVLVLVRGSSEKRVPVPFSAPFTALRRPALAVLAVAALFYNIGFFVLLAFSPFPLGFGAMGIGLTFFGWGVALAVTSVWVAPALMRRMPRTRIILLVLPLLAVDLIVAGLLVANPAALVVCIVIGGLLLGVMNTVLTEAVMEATDLPRSVASSSYSAVRFLGGAMAPPIAALLWHAFNATVPYLFAAAAVLIAALTVFLGRRVLAHIDDEPADVPAEDAAAILVGDAA; via the coding sequence TTGAACACCGCCGCCACCGCATCCCCGTGGAAGCAGCCGGCCCAAGTCTGGGCGGTCGCCTTCGCGTGCGTCGTCGCCTTCATGGGCATCGGCCTGGTCGATCCCATCCTCCCGGCCATCGCCGAATCCCTCCAAGCATCGCCGGTCGAGACCGAGCTGCTCTTCACCAGCTACCTGCTGGTGACGGGACTCGCGATGCTCGTGACGAGCTGGATCTCGAGTCGCATCGGCGCCAAGGCCACGCTGCTGATCGGTCTCGCACTGATCGTGGTCTTCGCGCTCCTCTGCGCCCTGAGCGGGAGCGTCGACGCCGTCATCGGCTTCCGAGCCGGCTGGGGGCTCGGAAACGCCCTGTTCATCTCGACGGCCCTGGCGACGATCGTCGGCGCCGCATCCGGAGGCAGCAGCGCCGCCATCGTGCTGTACGAGGCCGCCCTCGGCCTCGGAATCGCGATCGGCCCCCTCCTGGGAGGGCTGCTCGGCGAGCAGAGCTGGCGCGGCCCGTTCTTCGGGGTCGTCGTCCTGATGGCGATCGCCTTCGTCGCCGTGCTCGTACTCGTGCGCGGCTCGTCGGAGAAGCGTGTACCCGTGCCGTTCTCCGCACCTTTCACGGCGCTGCGACGCCCGGCACTCGCGGTACTCGCCGTTGCCGCACTGTTCTACAACATCGGTTTCTTCGTGCTCCTCGCCTTCTCGCCCTTCCCTCTCGGCTTCGGCGCGATGGGAATCGGTCTCACCTTCTTCGGCTGGGGGGTCGCTCTGGCGGTCACGAGCGTGTGGGTGGCGCCGGCCCTGATGCGCAGGATGCCTCGCACGCGCATCATCCTGCTCGTGCTGCCTCTGCTCGCGGTGGATCTCATCGTGGCAGGTCTGCTGGTCGCGAACCCCGCGGCGCTGGTCGTCTGCATCGTGATCGGCGGCCTTCTCCTCGGCGTCATGAACACCGTGTTGACCGAGGCCGTCATGGAGGCGACCGACCTGCCTCGCTCCGTCGCCTCCTCGTCGTACTCCGCCGTCCGCTTCCTCGGCGGCGCCATGGCTCCCCCCATCGCCGCTCTGCTGTGGCACGCGTTCAACGCCACCGTGCCGTATCTGTTCGCCGCTGCGGCCGTGCTGATCGCCGCGCTCACGGTGTTCCTCGGCCGACGCGTGCTGGCCCACATCGACGATGAACCCGCGGATGTTCCGGCCGAGGACGCCGCGGCGATCCTGGTCGGCGACGCCGCCTGA
- a CDS encoding FecCD family ABC transporter permease: MSTVIHDASPRTVSIRIGPGIWRWERRALAVRGILIVILLMVGAASLAIGTYQLDLSQVLSALTGGGEGNVRKLVLEWRLPRVLFAVLGGLALGISGAIFQSLTRNPLGSPDVIGFDAGSYTGALVVMLVLGSVSYATIATGAVLGGVVTALAVYLLAYRRGIQGFRFIIVGIGVSAFLVGINSYLLISTGAQEARAAVSWGFGSFSALGYEQLVPFVLVLIVILPLVAIVRRGFAQLELGDDAAKAVGVGVERSRLTMTALGVALTAIVTAAAGPISFVALVAPQVVRRLVRTPGLDVVSAGLMGAVLLLAADFVGQRVDITVGLVTVVLGGGYFAWLLIKEGFRR; the protein is encoded by the coding sequence GTGAGCACTGTGATCCATGACGCGTCTCCGCGGACGGTCTCGATCCGCATCGGTCCGGGGATCTGGCGGTGGGAGCGACGTGCCCTGGCGGTTCGGGGCATCCTCATCGTCATCCTCCTGATGGTCGGTGCGGCTTCGCTCGCGATCGGAACCTACCAACTCGACCTGTCGCAAGTGCTCTCGGCTCTCACCGGAGGTGGGGAGGGCAATGTCAGGAAGCTCGTCCTCGAATGGCGTCTACCGCGGGTGCTCTTCGCCGTGCTCGGAGGGCTCGCACTGGGAATCAGCGGGGCGATCTTCCAATCGCTCACGCGCAACCCTCTCGGCAGCCCCGACGTCATCGGCTTCGATGCCGGGTCCTACACCGGCGCGCTCGTGGTCATGCTGGTCCTCGGGAGCGTCTCCTACGCCACGATCGCGACCGGCGCCGTTCTCGGAGGGGTGGTGACCGCCCTCGCGGTGTATCTGCTGGCGTATCGCCGGGGGATACAGGGCTTCCGGTTCATCATCGTCGGAATCGGGGTGTCGGCGTTCCTCGTCGGCATCAACAGCTACCTGCTGATCAGCACCGGAGCGCAGGAAGCGCGTGCCGCCGTCTCCTGGGGTTTCGGTTCGTTCTCCGCGCTCGGCTACGAACAGCTCGTCCCGTTCGTGCTCGTGCTCATCGTGATCCTGCCGCTCGTCGCGATCGTGCGCCGCGGTTTCGCGCAGCTCGAGCTCGGTGACGACGCCGCGAAGGCGGTCGGCGTCGGCGTCGAGCGCTCCCGTCTGACCATGACCGCGCTCGGTGTGGCGCTCACGGCCATCGTGACGGCCGCGGCAGGGCCGATCTCCTTCGTCGCGCTGGTCGCGCCGCAGGTGGTGAGGCGGCTGGTGCGGACTCCTGGCCTCGACGTCGTGAGCGCCGGCCTCATGGGGGCCGTACTGCTCCTCGCCGCGGACTTCGTCGGCCAACGGGTCGACATCACCGTCGGCCTCGTCACCGTCGTCCTCGGCGGAGGGTACTTCGCCTGGTTGCTCATCAAGGAAGGGTTCCGTCGATGA